The segment ATTCGAACAGTGCGAAGAGGCCGCCAACGCTGAACAGCACGATCGAGACAATGAAGGCGTAGATGTAGCGTTCACGGCCATAGCCAAACGGGTGTTCGGGGCTTGCGGCGCGGTGCGCCCGCTTCCCGCCAAGCAGCAGGAGCAACTGGTTGCCGGAGTCGGCTACCGAGTGGATTGCCTCGGCCAACATCGACGACGACATCGTCAGCACGAAGGCGACGAACTTGAGCACAGCGATCGCCAGGTTGGCACTCAATGCCGCCACGATTGCCTTGGTACCGCCATTTGCAGCCACGAAAGCTACACCTCTTCTTCGGTTCAGGGGATGTGAGTGAATCGGCAGGAACGGACCGCGGGGTCGCGCCCCTGCAAGCAATACCGTACCTGTTGAGAAATTGTCAGGAGGCGTGCTGGGAGCGCGCGCTGGCATAAAGGCACACAGTGGCGGCTGTGCCGAGGTTCAGGCTTTCCGCCGAACCGTAGACGGGCACTGCGACACGATGGTCGGCAAGGGCCAGCTCCGAGTCTGAAAGTCCTTGCGCCTCGTTGCCGAACAGCCAGGCCGTCGGGGCTTCGAGTGCGTAGGCGGAAGGCGCTGCCGACGCGCCCAGGCGGCGTGCCGCGTTCTCGTCCTGAAGTTTGTCCAGGTTGAGGGTGCCGTAACCGTCCGCGGCGAGGATCCCGATGCCGCGCTCCCTGCAGAGGGCCACCAGTTCCTCGACGTCCGCACCCAGGACAACCGGCAGGTGGAAGAGCGAACCAGCCGTGGACCTCACAGCCTTCGGGTTGTAAATATCAACGCTGGAGGCCGTCAGGACCACTGCATCCGCCCCGGCCGCATCAGCGGCCCGAAGTACCGTTCCGGCGTTGCCGGGATCCCGCACTTGGCACATGACGGCGATCAGCCGCGGTCCGGCGTCGAGCACTGATTCAAGGCTGACGTCCACAAAACCGCAGACGGCCACAATCCCCTGGGGATTGACGGTGTCCGCCATGGCGGCCAGGACATCGTCATTCGCGAGCCGCAAGGCAACGCCGTCGGCGAGCTCGGCCAGTTCAGGGAGCCGGTCCAGGCAGCTTTCGCTCGCGAAGACTTCGTGTACGATGCCGGGCTCCCCCGCCGCGGCCCGCTCCCGGTGCAGGACCAGCGCCTCGCGGACGGCTTGGGGGCCTTCTGCGAGGAACCGACTGCGCTTTAAACGGGCCGGGCGCCCTGCAAGCTTCGCGACATCCCTGACCCGATCGGCTCGGGGGTTGGACATCGGAAGTTCTTGCGGGCGCCCGGTTTCGTTCATATACAGAACTTTAGTGGCAGTTGCCACTGTCCCATGAACTGAGGCTACGAGTGCTACTCAGCAGCTTCAGCGGCAGGCTTCTTCGCAGCCTTGGCCTTGGGGGCCTTGGCAGCGGGCTCTTCCTCGGAAACGGAGGCCTTGACTGCCGGAGCAGCCTTGGTAGCCGCAGAAGTCTTGGCGGCAGCCTTCGGAGCGGCTTCGGCCTTGACGGCCGGAGCGGAGGTGTCGGCAGGCAGGGAATCCTTGGCAACCTTGACCAGCGCGGCGAAAGCGTTGGCGTCGGAAACGGCCAGCTCTGCCAGCATGCGGCGGTCAACCTCGACCTCAGCGGCCTTCAGGCCCTGGATCAGGCGGTTGTAGGTCAGGCCGTTGGCGCGGGATGCAGCGTTG is part of the Arthrobacter ramosus genome and harbors:
- the rplT gene encoding 50S ribosomal protein L20; protein product: MARVKRAVNAHKKRRVVLERAKGYRGQRSRLYRKAKEQLLHSFVYSYGDRRKKKGDFRRLWIQRINAASRANGLTYNRLIQGLKAAEVEVDRRMLAELAVSDANAFAALVKVAKDSLPADTSAPAVKAEAAPKAAAKTSAATKAAPAVKASVSEEEPAAKAPKAKAAKKPAAEAAE
- a CDS encoding TrmH family RNA methyltransferase, translating into MNETGRPQELPMSNPRADRVRDVAKLAGRPARLKRSRFLAEGPQAVREALVLHRERAAAGEPGIVHEVFASESCLDRLPELAELADGVALRLANDDVLAAMADTVNPQGIVAVCGFVDVSLESVLDAGPRLIAVMCQVRDPGNAGTVLRAADAAGADAVVLTASSVDIYNPKAVRSTAGSLFHLPVVLGADVEELVALCRERGIGILAADGYGTLNLDKLQDENAARRLGASAAPSAYALEAPTAWLFGNEAQGLSDSELALADHRVAVPVYGSAESLNLGTAATVCLYASARSQHAS